The proteins below are encoded in one region of Sedimentibacter sp. zth1:
- a CDS encoding alpha/beta fold hydrolase: protein MYKEKIDYKIIGNGKNILVIEVGIGNSYYDWYPLVEKLKKEFLIILYHRGGYGKSSLLEKERTTRNIAKELKNFLQSINITEKFILLGHSFGGLCVQQYAKMYPNDLKAIVLLDSTSYDLIELENLNTPVINANVSIEKMIEYMNNSSIKNEEELKNENRNLFEKYKTYITDDEMKDVIDFYSNPSLYKVVANEFSNWIKDGEDIKSIVTSLNIPLKVIARDSNVEIKNWINYDVPKEEAILHEKKWRELQKELISLSSDSELIIANNSGHLIYREREEIIIECLEHLIK from the coding sequence ATGTATAAAGAGAAAATTGATTATAAAATTATTGGAAACGGAAAAAACATACTTGTTATTGAAGTTGGAATTGGCAACTCTTATTATGATTGGTATCCATTAGTGGAAAAATTAAAGAAAGAATTTTTGATTATTCTTTATCATAGAGGGGGATATGGAAAAAGTAGTTTACTTGAAAAAGAAAGAACTACGCGGAACATAGCCAAAGAATTAAAAAACTTTTTACAAAGTATTAATATTACAGAAAAATTTATTTTATTAGGTCATTCTTTTGGTGGCTTGTGTGTTCAACAATATGCGAAGATGTATCCAAATGATTTAAAAGCTATTGTTTTATTAGACTCAACATCATACGATTTAATAGAATTAGAAAATTTAAATACACCTGTTATTAACGCTAATGTTTCAATTGAAAAGATGATTGAGTATATGAATAATTCTTCAATAAAAAATGAAGAAGAACTTAAAAATGAAAATAGAAATTTATTTGAAAAATATAAAACTTATATTACAGATGATGAAATGAAAGATGTGATAGATTTTTATTCTAATCCAAGTTTATATAAAGTTGTAGCTAATGAGTTTTCGAATTGGATAAAAGATGGAGAAGATATAAAAAGTATAGTAACATCATTAAATATTCCTTTGAAAGTAATAGCAAGAGATAGTAATGTTGAAATAAAAAATTGGATAAATTATGATGTTCCAAAAGAAGAGGCAATATTGCATGAAAAGAAGTGGAGAGAGTTGCAAAAAGAATTAATTTCATTATCTAGTGATAGTGAATTAATCATAGCAAATAATAGTGGACATTTAATTTATAGAGAAAGAGAAGAAATAATAATTGAGTGTTTAGAACATTTGATTAAATAG
- the ltrA gene encoding group II intron reverse transcriptase/maturase, with translation MGKIQEEIKELSIKHAKLQTLMHYVNEENLKQVHEKQDKKKAVGIDGVTKEQYSEQLEDNIKILLEKMKKFGYKPKPTRRVMIPKSDGKMRSLGILSYEDKLVQTIMAEILNGVYEPRFLDISYGFRPNRNCHQAIKMINNTIMHKNVNYILDCDIKGFFDNVDQGWLMKFLEHDIQDKNFLRYIVRFLKAGIWEDMKYVESDKGTIQGGNISPVLANVYLHYVLDIWFEKSVKPKLHGEAYLVRYADDFAIQFQAESEAEKVYKMLIERLKTFGLEVAIEKTRIIPFGKHRGTKENFDFLGFTFVNGKTKNGKYRVHINTSKKKLKIKRQNAKSWLKEVMHKPIDTIMKSLKRKLMGHYNYYGISGNIKGIKKFHGYVKYQCYKRLNRRHQKKSMSYDTFEKIWEAYIPSPKICVNIW, from the coding sequence ATGGGAAAGATACAAGAAGAAATAAAAGAACTATCAATAAAACACGCAAAACTGCAAACACTAATGCACTATGTAAATGAAGAAAATTTAAAACAGGTGCATGAAAAACAGGACAAGAAAAAAGCAGTAGGAATAGATGGAGTAACAAAAGAACAATATTCAGAACAACTAGAAGATAATATAAAAATTCTCCTAGAAAAAATGAAGAAGTTCGGATACAAACCAAAACCCACAAGAAGAGTAATGATACCAAAAAGCGATGGAAAAATGCGATCATTAGGAATACTGTCATATGAAGATAAGTTAGTACAAACAATAATGGCAGAAATATTGAATGGAGTATATGAACCAAGATTTCTTGATATATCATATGGTTTTAGACCAAACAGAAATTGCCATCAAGCAATAAAAATGATAAACAATACGATAATGCACAAAAACGTAAACTATATACTAGACTGTGATATAAAAGGCTTTTTCGACAATGTAGACCAAGGATGGCTAATGAAATTTTTAGAACACGATATACAAGATAAGAATTTTCTTAGATATATAGTAAGATTTCTAAAAGCAGGAATATGGGAAGACATGAAATACGTAGAAAGTGACAAAGGAACAATTCAGGGTGGAAATATATCACCAGTATTGGCAAATGTATACCTACACTATGTATTAGATATATGGTTTGAAAAGTCGGTGAAACCAAAACTGCATGGAGAAGCGTATCTGGTGAGATATGCAGATGACTTTGCAATACAGTTTCAAGCAGAAAGCGAAGCGGAAAAAGTATACAAGATGCTAATAGAGAGATTGAAAACATTTGGATTAGAAGTAGCAATAGAAAAGACAAGGATAATACCATTCGGAAAACATAGAGGAACAAAAGAAAATTTTGATTTTCTCGGATTTACATTTGTAAATGGAAAAACAAAAAATGGTAAATATCGTGTGCATATCAACACAAGCAAGAAAAAGCTAAAAATAAAAAGGCAAAATGCGAAAAGTTGGCTAAAAGAAGTAATGCACAAACCTATTGATACAATAATGAAAAGCTTGAAAAGAAAACTGATGGGACACTATAACTACTATGGGATAAGTGGAAATATCAAAGGAATAAAGAAATTCCACGGATATGTCAAATACCAATGCTACAAAAGATTAAACAGAAGACATCAAAAGAAAAGCATGTCTTATGATACATTTGAAAAAATATGGGAAGCATATATTCCAAGTCCAAAGATTTGTGTAAACATATGGTAG
- a CDS encoding helix-turn-helix domain-containing protein: MHWTLFIMIINIILLAVFVGIIILVICALLKYLKSKEVRKEKSVVRKSLGEALKEHRTLCKMTQEFVAETIGVSRQAVSKWENGISDPSTSNLIALAKLYNVPVEDLIKEVI; this comes from the coding sequence ATGCATTGGACTTTATTCATAATGATAATCAATATTATTTTGTTAGCTGTTTTTGTTGGTATAATTATTTTAGTTATTTGTGCTCTTTTGAAATACTTAAAATCTAAAGAAGTAAGAAAAGAAAAATCAGTTGTTCGTAAGTCACTTGGAGAAGCACTAAAAGAGCATCGTACTTTATGTAAAATGACACAAGAGTTTGTTGCTGAAACAATTGGAGTAAGTAGACAGGCGGTATCTAAATGGGAAAATGGAATATCTGATCCAAGTACGTCAAATTTGATTGCTTTAGCAAAATTGTATAATGTACCTGTTGAAGATTTAATTAAAGAAGTAATTTAA
- a CDS encoding nuclear transport factor 2 family protein, which yields MNRKELLMSFWCDVANQNVEALKNYFAPNAHVRWHNTNEQFTTEEFIIANCEYPGDWQGEVERIELVEDKAITATRVWLKDNSASFHVTSFFKFQGDKIFFIDEYWGDDGIAPQWRLDKNIGKPIK from the coding sequence ATGAATAGAAAAGAATTATTAATGTCATTTTGGTGTGATGTTGCAAATCAAAATGTAGAGGCGTTAAAAAATTATTTTGCTCCAAATGCACATGTGCGTTGGCATAATACGAATGAACAATTTACAACTGAAGAATTTATAATTGCAAATTGTGAATATCCAGGCGATTGGCAAGGTGAAGTGGAACGTATTGAATTAGTTGAAGATAAGGCGATTACAGCAACAAGAGTTTGGTTAAAAGATAATAGTGCCTCTTTTCATGTAACTTCATTCTTTAAATTTCAAGGAGATAAGATTTTTTTTATAGATGAATATTGGGGTGATGATGGAATAGCACCGCAATGGCGATTAGATAAGAATATTGGCAAACCCATAAAATGA